The following nucleotide sequence is from Mangifera indica cultivar Alphonso chromosome 1, CATAS_Mindica_2.1, whole genome shotgun sequence.
tttatttttgtttaaaaaattaatcaataataatataattatagtaatattaatattacagtaataattttttaatatctaaggtcAGATTATcgtttatattatctgttatttcagtattgataataaaaaattatcataattttttattactgataaattaaacaaaattatataagtaataaaagatatatcattaaaataatctttaaattttttatgccaAACAACCCTCAAATatggttttgaaattgaataaaactgaaatagaaaatagtccttcggccttcACAGAATTAGCGACTCATAGCCCCAAAAGATTTAGTTACAAATTGTTCtttcttcaaattcaataaataagaccaaaggattattttaccCTATAAATGAGAGacgaaattttaatattttgaaattaattaaaattgtaattttttaaatttaaattaataaaaatatattaataatatgaacgcggtattaaaaatctaaatagaTTGACTGAAAAGATTAGACGACGTCACGAAAGgcctattaaatattaatgtttatCTACTTCTGGTACGGCCAGAAACCCGTGTTTCACGCAAAAGCTGAGGTGTATCCATCTAAAATTAGACCTTCATTTCAAGACTAATACAATCACTATAGCTCCATATCAGCCATCCATCTTATACTTCTTTTTAATCGGGTCCGTCCGTTCCCTTCAATATCCTCCATATTAATCTGTTCAGCTCTCCTCCTTGTCACCGTTCATCTTTTTGCGTACAGCGTTTTCCTCTCCTTTTATTCTCATCGATCCGCAGCTCGTTCTATTTGGTTTCTCATCTATGTCCTCTTCCTCAGAATATGTTAGATAGCTACACGATCTATTTATTGATACCAGACATAGCGTCGGTGTTTTCTGAAGATTGTTATCTCTAGAAGTTTATTCTTGTTCGTGATCTctataatctaattaatatttttgttctgttggtttatttttttatgatattgttCTTTCCATAGGTTTATAATCACCTTCAGTTTTATGGACGATTATGCTTCTCGGGATCTCTCAATTCAggtaacttaaaaatttttccctatttatatcattttttgcaGTTTAATACTTGTTTGATGACTGTTCGATTGCATTTTTACGTGTAATACTTGATTAATCTGTTGTGGATTATGTGTTTGTATGATTGGTTGATTGTGGCAGATTGTTGATCTTAAATTGGAAGTTACGTTTGTTGAGGATGAGAAGCTGTTGAAGAGCGatgtaaaaaagaagatgatataATTTCAGATGtaatatatactataatattggATGTGTAAGATGTCAGGGCGAAAAGGCTTCTAAATGAAGAAGCGGATTGAGTTCTGATTAATCTTTGTCATCCGACCTTTGCCATGACAGGTGCGCTTGCATGGCAGGTCGCCGAAGTtctcaataaaaattataagtttttggtttttgaGGAGAGATCGCACGGGAATTGCCCGGGTTCTCTCCTCCCTGTATTGTGTCCTTCTTCCCTTCTCCTTCAGCAATTGCTTTTCTCTCACTCACAAGATGcgagactcaaaggtaaaattttacaatttacatTCGTTGTTCTGTTTCAGAGTCTGCTATCACATTTAAGCCATTCATTCGCATCTGCTGGGTATCGCTATTAAGCCTTAAAATTATGTGAATAATATTTCTGACAGAGCATATGTTAATATTTGCCATTGACAGTTAATCTTGAGAATTGCAAGGAATTCATCAGAATCATCTCACACTTAATGATTTTCAAAGGTACAATGGAATTTAGTTTTACTTGTTAAGGGCACCTAAAGgctattttgattgaaaaaaagaCCATATAGAGTTATCTCCATTGATGGAGTTTAAAGCGtaattatatctattttgtaATCTATTACAGTTGTGGAAATTTCACGAATACATATTCATAcaagaaaatatcataattaatttgtCTTACTACACACAAGTGATATTATAACTACCTTCATTTTCCAAGCTTCCTAGTTTACAGTTTTCACTTCTTTGCTTAGTCGGTTGTTTCCTTCGTATTCTAAGTTATCGTTGCATGTAGTTTTGTGTGGAGAGTTTGCAACTTTTTTGGCCCTTTAGGGCCTTGTGCTGTGATATTAGGTAGGAGAGTGATGGAGAAGGGTTTGGTGATATTGATTCCACATAATTTTTGAACCTGGAGTTGTTGAAGTCCCTATCTGAGAGCATTTCAAcattataaaagaatttgattGGCTTAGGAGCAATGAAGTTTCCAGATGCTTACACTGCAGTACCAAGGTGTagaattgattttgatgatgatatggCCACGGCTTTGAATGTTATTATTCTTTTGCAACCACTCTTACGATTAAAGCTTTGAGAGGTTGATTAGTGAAGTTATTGCGGTGATGCCAGTCTAATCTCATTCTAAAACTATGACTTCGAGGTGATGcaatctaatttattttctagTGTTTGTTAACTTGTGTTCCTAATTTTTTAATGTCTTGAGATgaatttatatacttttaaaattgcTTTTGTTTCGTCTCATTTCTTCAGTTTCTTTCtcatagttatttttttatttctattttaaattattgtgtttgaaaGGAATTGGCATTTCTCAGTATTTGATTATAGATGAATGAGCAATGCTTTGTGATAGATACAtgaatgatatgttatcatgtgattaggtattattttatttttcggtAAAGAACTATTTTCTATCTAAGTTTTAACCCAATCTTAAAAACGCACTCACGGcaaatgaaaaacccaaacacctacccatgaaCTAACTTCTCATAGATTTTTGAGTTATAGggagggtaaaattattattttacccctaaattgtaaaaccttaaaaatttataaaatttccttcatttgtttgaaaattaataatttctctccagaattaagttttgaaaaattcactttttcccctaaggttttgatttttgggCAAAACCTCTCCCTCTTCGACAATTAGCACTATCTAGCCATCCCTCTCCCTTCTTCCAAACCACCTATCTTTCGTCCAATGCTCGGAGGTAGGAATCTCAGCCAACATCTCCCCATCTTTCGCGCGAATCGTCTACCCTTTTTTTGAGCGATTCGTCTTCCTAACGTCATTTGAGTGTCTATCATTGTCGTCCCAACATCTCTCATAGTCTTTCAGCATCATCCTATCGTCATGGTGGTCGAATCGAGTCTTATGGCTAAGATCGATGAATCGCATGATGTTGTTTGAGTGTCGTTTGAATGTGATAAATGGGTGGTCATTCGAGCATCAAACGAAAGATGGGTGGTCccccttccttcttcttcagcTGTCGACAAAAGATGGGTGATGAAAGCCGGCTTCGGTTGTCggagaaaaaaaaccctaaaaattccGAACTCTAAAGGGAAAAtggtgacttttcaaagttaatataTGGGgggtcaattttcaaaacttgagggaaaaataagataaaattatatattttttaatattattgttaaaatagtGGTTTTACCCTTGtctttaacataaaattctAACGGAAGTTAATTTATggataaatatttcaatttttaaagaGTTGCGGTTGTGCTTTTGAGATTAAGCTAAAactttggtggaaaatagttttttggcctttttatttttaattcaaatccatccaattatatgataacatatcatccatatattcaaattttgtaaCAAAATGTGTGTAAACTTAGTTTTATGGTAGTTAATGGATGAACATTGATGTGAAACTAATGGAATCAGATTCCCCAACTTATAGTCTGATCTGTATTTCATTCTTTATATGGTCGAATCTATATTTCATTCTTAATATGAtggttaatattatatttgagtaTTTAGATGATGTAGTAGTTGGATTTCTAAAGCTTTGAATCATTATTGAAATTGAAGATAACTTGTATGGTGTATGATCTACGGTGAAATTGTTGCTATATATAGTTTGATATACTACCTTTTATGTAGCTAAAGAAAGTCTGCACTTTAAAATCGGTTATATATGTCCGCGTATGCGCTAGCTaaatttttctactttttttttaatttataatttgataatgtgaaaattttatgaccaagatattattatacaattttagtcaaaattttaatttactagttttattcttatcttaaagtttaagaattaaaaccctgcaaaatattcttcatttgcttactctttaaaaaattagttcaaatttataaaaatcttaaatcaAACTCATTTTGTTCCAAATAAGTATAGACTTAAATGTTTCTATTCTTATTTTGTTAGAACGTTGGaaattctaatataattaaaattttttttgttgtaatgttttttgtgaatttgtaatattttgatttaagtCGTTCATAATTATCTTagttaaaaaattgtcaatcttacatgaaaaatatgttaaattatgcCATATACATGTTTTTGTGGTagaattgttttaaaaaatatgttattaatcATGTCTTTTTTCTAAGAATGAAAAACGTTGTTGAAGGGTATAAGTTGGAACAAGAGAATTTGCTTCACTTTCATTCTTGGAAGAAGACATGATTAATAAGATATTTTGGCAGAATATCCCTAGTCAATACTGCATCTAAGGCACTCTCTATGTTAATGGTTTTATGATCATGGCTTTAATACCATGAGGGGTACGAAGAAGTCCATCAGGGTCAAACTGGTCTCAAAGTTTGTTTGGGAGAGGGTTAGGACTAGACAATGTAGAAATTGGGTATGAACAAGGCGTCTATTTCTCACAAGATTTGGCAACATTTTACCATTAGAGATAGGGCTTTCAAGATAGGGTGTTACACAGATGAGAGGAGAAAAGACCTTGAGTTTGTCATAGGAAAGAAAAATTGGtttctaaatttattagttCATTTGAGATTTTGGAAATGATAAAGTAGTTGATAGACTTGCATTGCCAACAAGCATAAATTGTATTCTTCTATGTCTTGTTGCTTTAAAGTATGTGGAAAAGAGGACAAACGAGTTAAAGTTGATTGAAAGCCTTGTGTGTGAAAAGTGACCAGTGCAAATTTTGGATAGGAGAAAATGTTCTTAAACAAGCAAATAGTCCTTGTTAAAGTtcttcaaagaaataaaaaaattgaggaGGCTACTTAGGAGGTTGTGTAAGAAATGAGCAATTGCCACCTGGAgttatttgagttgaatttcaAAGACGCAATTTATGACATAGAAGGGAGAAATGTAGCACCCTTAAGTACGGTCTAAGAGTATTTTATTCGTTTCCTTTGAGttatattcaaaatcatattagaatttattaaacatagaatttaattataattttggtctAAGGTAAGACTGTACATGGAGATTGCGCACTTGTACATCAATCTGTCACATGGACAACCCACATTAGGAATGCCACATTGGCAAACTTAACAAATGTGTGTCTATACATCTTTGGAGTGAATGGTTGTATATGGTGTTATTGATTGAGTCCTATTTCAGGACGTgattgtgttaattttgatcACAATCCTTACCTTGTACCAGATAAACCTAGAGAAGAAAGAACCTTTGAGATGGCTAGAATTGGagataattcatataaattggCATTGTCAAGTAGCATGGATGAAGTTTCGGCTACGTTCAATTTGGGGGATCTTTACCTTAAGTCGATGGTATGCATGTGGATTTGAGGGAAAATCCTCTTAAACCGAGGGTGGATGATGCGAATTCAAGTCCAAAGTcaacaacaaatttttattagacccaaactaatgttaaaataatagaGCAAACACTTATTTAATCCATATGCTTTAACGCATGCAAGACAAACACAACACACTCCAATTAGGTCATGCCTATGAAATCTTTGTCTTGGGCCTAATTACTAAATTTGCGAATTATTCGcgtattatttgtatattaaacacattcaaaagaatttttgaatttaaaatatattaaacacgAATTATAAGGcgtatttttatcatatttttcaattttttgctaaatttaaaatacaaattatctCTTCTATTTTTGATTATTTACAGAAATGTTATTGCCTTTAAAAAAATACCTAAtgatatttctttcttaatttcaaactctaattttgcattttcttcCCCTATGACctataaaaagatttattctgATTAAGTGTAAAATTCAagctaattaatttgtttatttttctcaactgattgacacattatttattatacaaagaaatttgattatgtattatattatattaagtttaatagttaattaaatactttacatttCTATTGTGATATTGATTTTCAGTAAGAGATTCgtgaaaagtactaaaattattacgatattgtcatattttttaagatgtattattgacaatgtgtagtattaaacttgtatatataCGTTTCGTACTTTTTctgtatgaaaattttaggggttttttttacaaacatatttttcattattcgccgtgttatatttatataattcacgtacctttttttttttccgttcttgtatttactaactaggggtTTGGTAGCCAAACATTCAACTCTAACTTTGGATTATGTCAAGCTCAAATGGAACAAAACTATGTTCACTTGGAGCCAAAAACATATGAgagacaaaatattaaataggaGCTCCATCttagataaagaaaatgttaaCTTTCATAATCTACTATTTGTTCACTCTTTTAGTggtaaagaatttaaatttggtttaaccTCTCTTTTGCACAAAAATAAGACTGACTTTCCTAGCAGACTACTAGTTTACTTTATTTGTggtcaaatatttgaatttgaattaaaatctatcCTTTGTACTAGTTCTCCAAGCACTATAGATTTGTCACAATggttaaatattgtattgtaGATTTTGAGGTGTTTCTATTTGTTTATTGCACTACTTTACATTTGgtctatatataaaatctaatctTCACTTGTAATCTTTaggtttgaaaatcatttaagaGAGTTTTCTTGAAGAATCAATTTCCTTTATTCAAATTTTGCCTAGGTTTGGTGGTAGACAACCAAGCTGGTGGCCTTTGCCTTAGAACTTGGATTTTTTGAAAACACATCAATAAGGTATCTTGGATGTGTACTACTACAAGAATCTTGACTTCTAGTGTAAACATTAATGTTTGGGTGACTGAAAATTACTTGTACATGTCTTGTGTATGTTAGATAGgacaaaataattgatttgaGTAGTGTTAATTCTTGAGTGTTAATTTGGTTAGTTATGACGGATACAAGAGCCTCATGTTAAAGGAATTGTGGAGTATAATGTGGTTTTATGATTTGTATGATGTGAGGTATGGAAAACACAATCAAGAGGCCTAGAAATCATGCCCATAATGTCATGTACGATTGTGTAAGGGTTATACACACTCGTACATAAACATAGaatcattaaattttgaataagtgTATGCCTATGCACTATCACATGCACGATCGtacatcaaattcttgaaatataAGATTGTTTGTGGTTGAACGTGCAATAGGGTTGACATGATAGTGTACTCGTGATATTGGCAACACTTGTGGATTGGGTAAGAGATAGTTTGTTAATTGATGTCTATAGATAGAATTATCATAATCTCAAGTTTATCGATTTACTTAAAACTTACTAACACTTGTGGATGAATTACTCTTGCTTATTGAGTCTTGCTTATTGAGTGTTGACGCTTActcatttattttgattttacagGTGAGAGAAATAGAGTTGACAATGACAATGACGAGGCAATTGGTTAATAATGAAATGACATGTGACAGACAAACTCATTTTAGGAGttcattgttattgttattagtattacacattttatttattaattgttgaattttgttATAGATGCTTGGGATTTTATTGTTGAACTTCGTTTTTGTTAGTAATACATTgagattatttagaaaattctTTTGAGCATGTATTTTATTGTGATATCTATATGTGCTTAGATGAGAACAAGTAACATTTTGCCTTGAGGGGCAGGAACTTCAATGTGGAGTGTTGCAACTTGGATGACTACAACACTTTGTACTAATAATTGTTTTCCAATGCATGTTTTTGAAATGtatctattaatatttttttattgttaaggatattatttactttaaactATACTTGcatgtataataatattatcaatacatTGTTCATATATGTGTGTTTAGAGATCATTATTGCTTTGGTGGATTCTCAAATAAGAACTCATGACGTCAATTAATTTGTCGTAATTGGTTTTTGAGTTAGTTATTGTCAAACTCTAATCTCCACATTCGTATTTCTAAATGTTATCAAGTCTAATAATTCACTCCTCTCCGTATTTGATTATAAGCATTATCTTAGCTATTTTTAGGAtgaattgaaattattaatattacaaaaacaCACTTCCAAATGATAAAACAGCTCCTATATGCTTTAGCATCTACCAAAaagctaaaataaataaataatttttcatatgaaattcatgtttctctaaaatatttatattttcctcctattattgtatattttaaatcttcccaaatagtttaaaatt
It contains:
- the LOC123226373 gene encoding uncharacterized protein LOC123226373, which codes for MTGALAWQVAEVLNKNYKFLVFEERSHGNCPGSLLPVLCPSSLLLQQLLFSHSQDARLKVNLENCKEFIRIISHLMIFKDKPREERTFEMARIGDNSYKLALSSSMDEVSATFNLGDLYLKSMVCMWI